AGGAAGTAATTACTACTGCGGGTTATGAATGCAAAGGAATCGTCAGATTAAATATTTACACCACATCTACGAAAGAGCTGTGGCCTCATTTTCCTATCCTTCAGGAGTGGATCGCCAGGCATGGTATTGAACAGGCAGTTACCATGCTTGAGGTAACAGGATTGTTTGAAACTTTAACCGTGGAGCTCGAGGCGACCGTGGTGAAATAATGAACAACTTTATTAAAAAAACAAAACCTTCAAGTCTTAAACTTGAAGGTTTTTTATGCCAGTAATTTCCGAATACTTCTGAAATCCTTTTTGCACATTGGAAATCATCTGGAGATTAGATTTCCGGTTATTGAAGAAAACTTTATATATAAACAAAGAAATTGTTGTAACGGTTTAATACAAAACTCCCATACTTTCTGCTGCAAAGCCTGAAAGTTCTTCTAATTTTCCCTCTTTTACTTTTTTCACCCACTGATAATCGTTCAGTAAAGCACGGCCTACAGCCACTAAGTCGAAATCCTGTCTTTCTAATCTTCTCAGTAATTCAGTAAGGTCAGATTTTTCTGAGCTTTCACCCGCAAATGCCGACATGAAATCACCTTTAAGTCCTACTGATCCTACGGTAATCGTTGGCTGGCCGGTTACTTTTTTTGCCCATCCGGCAAAGTTAAGATCCGAACCTTCAAACTCTGGCTCCCAGAAACGACGTTGTGAACAATGGAAGATATCTACTCCCGCTTCTTTTAAAGGAAGCAACCAATCTTCCATCTCAGAAGGGTTTGTGGCCAGCCTGCTTTTATAATCCTGCTGTTTCCACTGCGAAAGTCGGATGATAATTGTAAAATCTTCTCCTACAGCCGCTCTGATTGCTTTTACTACATCTACAGCAAAGCGGGTTCTTTCCTTTATTGTTTTACCACCATATTCATCAGTTCTTGTATTGGTAACCTCCCATAGAAACTGGTCGATAAGATAACCGTGAGCACCGTGGATCTCAATACAATCGAAGCCTAAATCTTTAGCTGATTTCGCTGAAGCTGCAAATTGATTTATGGTGTCCTGAATATCTTCCAGAGACATAGTAGAAGCTTTTTCCATAGGAACCAAAGGATAGTCGTCAGATGAACGGGTGTCGCCCACGTGCCATATCTGTGGTCCCATTTTACCCTCGTTATGATGAACCTGGTCGATTACATTTTTCCAACCTGCCAATGCTTCAGTACCGTAGAAATCAGGGATGTTCTGCATATTTTTAGAGGCAGGGCGATTGATTACAGTTCCTTCAGAAAGGATTAATCCAACTTCTGAGGCTGCTCTACGGCCGTAATAATCTGCAATTTGTTGTGTAGGTACACCATTATCCGACTGTGCTCTCGTCATGGGAGCCATTACAATTCTGTTTTTAAGGTGTAGATTTTTATAGTTAAATGGAGTGAATAACGCGTCTGTACTCATTTTCTATTAATTTTTATTAATAATTTTTATTCTTTTGTTACACAAAGTAACTAATAATAATTCGTTTTTGTACCTATTAGAAAAAAAATTGTGGTAACTTTGTCGTAACAAACGATAGTAACCGGCTTGTAACTTATGAAAGAAAATAAAATAACCCAGCACTGTTGTCCCCTGGTAAAGGCTATGTCTTCCCTGGGAAGTAAATGGAAGCCTGTCATTGTTATGGTAATTAATGACAGAAAATTACGGTTTGGACAGATTGCAGCCCGCATTCATGTCATTTCGCGTAAGGTTCTTACCGACCAGCTAAGAGAAATGGTAGAGGATGGACTGCTAATCAGAGAGGAATTTAAAGAACTGCCACCACGGGTTGAATATACCCTCACGGAAAAGGGACTTGCTCTTTTGCCCATTTTAAATTTATTGGAAGATTGGGAAAGAAATTATGAAACAAAAGAAGTGTTGGCTGAGGCATAACGTTCTTTGATTTTATAAGATTAAGAGTTTTGATGCCAGGTTGATGATTGATTCCTACCCAGTTAAAGATTATTTTATTTTTTATAAGAGGTGCATTAGTGAATTAAAATTCAGTAAATGCTTATGACATGCATAACAGATTAAGTAAAAAAAGAAGACAATCTCTAATCTCAAATACTTTTTTTTATAATTAATCGTTATATTTATCGAATTAATTCTTAAATCAAAAATGGATTAATAGATCATAACTTTTAGATGACCAGTAAAATCATTGGTGTAGGAAACTACATCCCCCCGGAAACCATTACCAATTTATTCTTTGATAAACACAATTTTATAAACAAAAGCGGCGAGTCATTAAAAGAAAGTAATGCTATTATTGCCAGTAAACTCAAGGAGATTACGGGCATTGAAGAAAGAAGATATGCAAGCAATGATCAGGTTACATCCGATCTGGGCTTTATTGCTGCCAAAGCAGCTATCGAAGATGCAGGAATTGATCCTGAAACGTTGGATTATATTATATTTGCCCATAACTTTGGGGACGTCCGCTTTGGAACTGTTCAGTCCGATACGGTTCCGAGTCTTGCCTCAAGGGTGAAACACCTATTAAACATCAAAAATAATTTTTGCGTCGCCTATGACGTATTATTCGGATGTCCCGGATGGATCGAAGGAATCATCCAGGCCAATGCATTCATTAAATCCGGTATTGCCAAAAGATGCCTGGTTATCGGAGCTGAGACCTTATCCCGGGTAGTGGATATCCACGACCGGGATAGTATGATCTATGCAGATGGGGCAGGGGCAGCCATTCTGGAGATCTCTGAGGAAGAAAACGGAATAAAATCCCATATCTCAGCCTCTTTTACCCTGACCGAAAAAGATTATTTATATTTCGGAAAATCATACAACAATGACAAATGCCCGGATACCAAATATATTAAAATGGATGGGCGTAAAATTTACGAATTTGCTCTTTCAAATGTTCCGGATGCAATGAAGAAATGTCTGGATGACAGTGGCTATGGAATTGATCAGCTGAATAAGATTATCATCCATCAGGCGAATGAGAAAATGGATGAAGCTATTGTTAAAAGATTCTATCAGTTGTACAATACACCTATGCCCGAAGATATTATGCCTATGGTTATCAAAAAACTAGGTAATAGCAGTGTGGCAACAATCCCTTCATTACTAAGCATGATCCTTAAAGATGAACTGGATTCTCATGATATTGATAAAGGAGATATAGTCTTGTTTGCTTCAGTAGGAGCGGGGATGAATATTAATGCATTTGTATATAAATTTTAATATTTTATTCACAGACTGCTAAAAATATTTTGCCAGAAATAAAAAACTCTCTATATTTGCACCACTGAAAACGAAGGCATAGCCGGAGTTCAGGGAGAGTTGGCAGAGTGGTCGATTGCGGCAGTCTTGAAAACTGTTGACTGTAACAGGTCCGGGGGTTCGAATCCCT
The sequence above is drawn from the Chryseobacterium daecheongense genome and encodes:
- a CDS encoding RidA family protein → MEKRTINPWNWQKERSYSQAVEVKNAEATLYCSGQAAIDPDGTSSTKDMKSQLEQAIANLEEVITTAGYECKGIVRLNIYTTSTKELWPHFPILQEWIARHGIEQAVTMLEVTGLFETLTVELEATVVK
- a CDS encoding NADH:flavin oxidoreductase, which codes for MSTDALFTPFNYKNLHLKNRIVMAPMTRAQSDNGVPTQQIADYYGRRAASEVGLILSEGTVINRPASKNMQNIPDFYGTEALAGWKNVIDQVHHNEGKMGPQIWHVGDTRSSDDYPLVPMEKASTMSLEDIQDTINQFAASAKSAKDLGFDCIEIHGAHGYLIDQFLWEVTNTRTDEYGGKTIKERTRFAVDVVKAIRAAVGEDFTIIIRLSQWKQQDYKSRLATNPSEMEDWLLPLKEAGVDIFHCSQRRFWEPEFEGSDLNFAGWAKKVTGQPTITVGSVGLKGDFMSAFAGESSEKSDLTELLRRLERQDFDLVAVGRALLNDYQWVKKVKEGKLEELSGFAAESMGVLY
- a CDS encoding helix-turn-helix domain-containing protein, encoding MKENKITQHCCPLVKAMSSLGSKWKPVIVMVINDRKLRFGQIAARIHVISRKVLTDQLREMVEDGLLIREEFKELPPRVEYTLTEKGLALLPILNLLEDWERNYETKEVLAEA
- a CDS encoding ketoacyl-ACP synthase III → MTSKIIGVGNYIPPETITNLFFDKHNFINKSGESLKESNAIIASKLKEITGIEERRYASNDQVTSDLGFIAAKAAIEDAGIDPETLDYIIFAHNFGDVRFGTVQSDTVPSLASRVKHLLNIKNNFCVAYDVLFGCPGWIEGIIQANAFIKSGIAKRCLVIGAETLSRVVDIHDRDSMIYADGAGAAILEISEEENGIKSHISASFTLTEKDYLYFGKSYNNDKCPDTKYIKMDGRKIYEFALSNVPDAMKKCLDDSGYGIDQLNKIIIHQANEKMDEAIVKRFYQLYNTPMPEDIMPMVIKKLGNSSVATIPSLLSMILKDELDSHDIDKGDIVLFASVGAGMNINAFVYKF